A window of the Fuscovulum sp. genome harbors these coding sequences:
- a CDS encoding ABC transporter ATP-binding protein — MASIQLQNIVKRYGGFVGVQDISLDIADEEFLVLLGPSGCGKTTTMRMIAGLEEPTAGEIVIGGEVVNDIDARDRDVAMVFQGYALYPNMSIYENIRFPLRMRGIPASEHDGRIRKAADMVELGAFLDRKPAALSGGQRQRAALARAVVRQPQVFLMDEPLSNLDAKLRQSMRVQIKHMQRQLKVTTVYVTHDQIEAMTLADRIVIMNKGAIQQVGTPDEIYSDPANTFVAGFIGSPPMNLIDGVARDGRFTADGISVPCPPQVFGKVTLGVRPEDCHVGGEHVQGLVYGVEPTGDVTYLTVLAGGKKLEVKAARDYRSDIDVPIGISLDPAHLYFFDETGKRIRGAR, encoded by the coding sequence ATGGCCTCGATCCAACTTCAGAATATCGTCAAACGATATGGTGGCTTTGTGGGGGTTCAGGACATCTCGCTCGACATAGCGGATGAGGAGTTTCTGGTTCTGCTTGGCCCATCGGGCTGTGGCAAGACCACGACAATGCGCATGATTGCCGGCCTTGAAGAACCTACCGCGGGCGAAATCGTGATCGGCGGGGAGGTGGTGAACGACATCGACGCGCGGGACCGCGACGTTGCGATGGTGTTTCAGGGCTATGCCCTATACCCGAACATGTCGATCTATGAGAATATCCGCTTTCCCTTGCGGATGCGCGGGATACCGGCGTCAGAGCATGATGGGCGTATACGGAAGGCCGCCGACATGGTGGAACTTGGCGCGTTCCTGGACCGCAAACCTGCTGCCCTGTCGGGCGGGCAGCGCCAGCGGGCGGCGCTTGCTCGGGCGGTTGTCCGGCAGCCGCAGGTGTTCCTGATGGATGAACCGCTGTCTAACTTGGATGCCAAGCTGCGCCAGTCGATGCGGGTGCAGATCAAGCATATGCAGCGGCAGTTGAAGGTCACCACCGTCTATGTGACGCATGACCAGATCGAGGCGATGACTCTAGCCGACCGGATCGTGATCATGAACAAAGGCGCAATCCAGCAAGTCGGCACCCCGGACGAGATCTATTCCGATCCGGCGAATACCTTTGTGGCGGGCTTTATCGGCAGCCCCCCCATGAACCTTATCGACGGGGTGGCAAGGGATGGCCGTTTCACCGCCGACGGAATTTCCGTGCCCTGTCCGCCGCAGGTCTTTGGCAAGGTCACCCTGGGTGTACGGCCAGAGGATTGCCATGTTGGCGGCGAACATGTGCAGGGTCTTGTCTATGGCGTGGAACCGACCGGCGATGTCACCTATCTGACCGTGCTGGCCGGTGGCAAGAAGCTGGAGGTCAAGGCAGCACGCGACTATCGGTCGGACATTGATGTTCCGATCGGAATCTCCCTTGATCCCGCGCATCTGTATTTCTTTGACGAAACTGGTAAGCGCATCCGGGGGGCAAGATGA
- a CDS encoding carbohydrate ABC transporter permease, which translates to MAKYRKTRGESLLLRYIVLGGWALVCLLPILWFLSIGFRPRTEVITPVPIYWPTWSLDAWHLLMSDWPIAQYLRNSVIAVAGSVIIDLILAIPAAYALSRYEFKGREDIGFYILSTRMMAPAIVAVPIFFLFKTMGLLDSVWALMLIYAAINLSLVTWIIRSYMLDIPKELEDAARTDGAGDLRILWEIIIPACLPGIITAAVIAAIFAINEFLFTLLIASTANAYTMSVALANFTGGSDGIIYNAIALVSFIAFVPILILVILIQKHLSRGLTMGAVKG; encoded by the coding sequence ATGGCAAAGTATCGCAAGACACGCGGCGAAAGCCTGCTGCTTCGCTATATCGTGCTGGGCGGCTGGGCGCTGGTCTGCCTGCTGCCGATCCTGTGGTTCCTGTCCATTGGCTTTCGTCCCCGGACCGAGGTGATCACGCCCGTCCCGATCTATTGGCCGACTTGGTCGCTTGATGCCTGGCACCTATTGATGAGCGATTGGCCAATCGCGCAGTACCTCCGAAATTCCGTGATTGCGGTGGCAGGGTCTGTGATCATTGACCTGATCCTTGCCATCCCGGCGGCCTATGCCCTGTCACGGTATGAGTTCAAAGGACGCGAGGATATTGGGTTCTACATCCTGTCCACGCGCATGATGGCACCTGCGATCGTGGCCGTGCCGATCTTCTTTCTGTTCAAGACGATGGGGCTTCTGGATTCGGTTTGGGCGTTGATGCTGATCTATGCGGCGATCAACCTGTCGTTGGTGACTTGGATCATCCGCAGCTACATGCTGGACATCCCGAAGGAACTTGAAGATGCGGCGCGCACAGATGGGGCAGGAGATTTGCGTATCCTATGGGAAATCATCATTCCCGCTTGTCTCCCCGGCATCATCACCGCCGCCGTGATCGCGGCCATCTTTGCGATCAATGAGTTTCTGTTCACGCTGCTCATCGCCTCGACCGCTAACGCCTATACCATGTCGGTGGCGCTGGCGAATTTCACCGGCGGTTCGGACGGCATCATCTACAATGCAATCGCCCTCGTTTCGTTCATCGCCTTCGTGCCGATCCTGATCCTTGTGATCCTGATTCAAAAGCACCTGTCGCGCGGTCTGACGATGGGCGCAGTGAAAGGATAA
- a CDS encoding extracellular solute-binding protein — protein MTIRFGGMSRRSFLRTGAAFGVAAGAVGLKTPALAQSGLPDIQATLDGISVANYVREDYRKLYNMSDEPLWDPAKDWIRTVDWEKVRSELGGTTVRFAIGAADQESAAEGLKPFEALSGIKVELVPIPDDSIYDKAISEFISGNASFDALQFFSAWLGDFAAPGFLAPLDDFAAKWNLPLDDFYDTYRLNYGYFGGKLVGLPFDCDIQMVHLRKSVLEPILGGPIDLVNSVPTYDELIRITGEANKLGGGVAGIGLLGARGFWSTYTWEHIAAQAGMQLFDANWNPTLNTDAGMKGMETLLALAQNAIEGVSGAGWGENRAAWLGGQVAANISWQDSGTQAMRPDQSQIVDDFVTIYEPRISGGVFAPPNIAGSTSVVTATSQNPEGAFLMLAFLTTSSIMAMNEANANGVAPGYRSVLSNERLRAVSQPMKVWADSLEHAWCSPRLPGMFEMEQALGNEINRAITGQITAKEALDNGQAAWKSIMEKNGFKDGGGPVAYADVAPGLYVGGGKALPF, from the coding sequence ATGACCATTCGTTTCGGGGGCATGTCCCGCCGTTCGTTCCTGCGTACAGGGGCGGCATTTGGTGTTGCCGCGGGTGCGGTCGGATTGAAGACGCCTGCGCTGGCACAGTCTGGCTTGCCGGACATTCAGGCCACGCTCGATGGGATCTCTGTCGCAAACTATGTTCGCGAAGACTATCGCAAGCTCTACAACATGTCGGATGAACCGCTGTGGGATCCGGCCAAGGACTGGATCCGCACGGTTGATTGGGAAAAGGTACGGTCCGAGTTGGGAGGCACGACCGTACGCTTTGCCATCGGCGCGGCAGATCAGGAATCGGCGGCCGAAGGGCTAAAGCCATTCGAGGCGCTTTCGGGCATCAAGGTGGAGCTGGTGCCAATCCCGGATGACAGCATCTATGACAAGGCGATTTCCGAGTTCATTTCGGGCAATGCGTCCTTTGATGCGCTGCAGTTCTTTTCGGCCTGGCTGGGTGACTTTGCTGCGCCGGGCTTCCTTGCCCCGCTGGATGACTTTGCCGCGAAATGGAACCTGCCGCTGGACGATTTCTATGACACCTATCGTCTGAACTATGGTTATTTCGGTGGCAAGCTGGTTGGCCTGCCGTTCGACTGCGACATCCAGATGGTGCATCTGCGCAAGTCGGTGCTGGAGCCGATTCTGGGTGGCCCTATCGACCTTGTGAATTCGGTTCCGACCTATGACGAACTGATCCGCATCACGGGCGAGGCGAACAAGCTGGGCGGTGGTGTGGCGGGGATCGGTCTGCTTGGCGCACGCGGCTTCTGGTCGACCTACACTTGGGAACACATCGCGGCACAGGCCGGGATGCAGCTTTTTGACGCCAACTGGAACCCGACGCTGAACACCGATGCCGGCATGAAGGGTATGGAAACGCTGCTGGCGCTGGCCCAGAACGCTATTGAGGGCGTCTCTGGTGCAGGCTGGGGCGAAAACCGCGCGGCCTGGCTGGGTGGTCAGGTGGCGGCGAACATCAGCTGGCAGGATAGCGGCACGCAGGCCATGCGTCCGGATCAGAGCCAGATCGTCGATGATTTCGTCACCATCTACGAACCCCGCATCAGCGGCGGCGTTTTTGCCCCGCCGAATATCGCGGGTTCCACCTCGGTTGTGACGGCCACCAGCCAGAACCCCGAGGGCGCGTTCCTGATGCTGGCCTTCCTGACCACCTCGTCGATCATGGCGATGAACGAGGCCAACGCCAACGGCGTGGCCCCCGGTTATCGTTCGGTGTTGTCGAATGAGCGTCTGCGCGCAGTTTCACAGCCGATGAAGGTCTGGGCTGACAGCCTTGAGCATGCGTGGTGCAGCCCACGTCTGCCAGGGATGTTCGAGATGGAGCAAGCCTTGGGCAACGAGATCAACCGCGCCATCACCGGGCAGATCACCGCGAAAGAAGCGTTGGATAACGGTCAGGCGGCGTGGAAGTCGATCATGGAGAAGAACGGCTTCAAGGATGGCGGTGGCCCGGTGGCCTATGCCGATGTTGCGCCGGGTCTTTATGTCGGTGGCGGAAAAGCCCTGCCGTTCTGA
- a CDS encoding sugar kinase: MTASFDYTSMGFITFDALCRPVTQIPPGGGTYFVEDFTLAVSGAAGSAVIVAAKHGLKSRAVGGVGHDDMGDWVLAKLERFGIDTRMMARCDGFATSSSIVTTRPDGARPALHKRGATDGFYIEDSQIDELLDTRILHVGGVGLMNRMDQGRTEEIMAEAKLRGVITTLDVFASTADDLPKVARLLPHTDYFLPSEEEAQALSGLADNRDLAQFLIDRGAGCVILTLGAEGAFYRHRDGTEFRTPAFAVDVKCTCGCGDCFNGGFATGLIKGVSLPQAVQIAQASSAQNAMGLGSQAGVKDFATTLAFIQATPLRATKDNLVSASA, translated from the coding sequence ATGACGGCGTCATTCGATTACACCTCGATGGGGTTCATCACCTTTGACGCGCTTTGCCGGCCGGTGACGCAGATACCACCCGGGGGCGGCACCTATTTTGTCGAGGATTTTACGCTGGCCGTTTCGGGCGCGGCGGGAAGCGCGGTGATCGTCGCGGCCAAGCACGGGCTGAAATCGCGGGCTGTCGGGGGGGTTGGCCACGATGACATGGGTGATTGGGTGCTGGCGAAACTGGAGCGGTTCGGCATCGACACCCGGATGATGGCGCGCTGTGACGGGTTCGCCACCTCTTCCTCCATCGTGACGACGCGCCCGGATGGTGCGCGGCCTGCCCTGCACAAGCGCGGTGCGACGGATGGCTTCTATATCGAAGACAGTCAGATCGATGAACTGTTGGACACCCGCATCTTGCATGTTGGCGGGGTGGGCCTGATGAATCGCATGGATCAGGGCCGAACGGAGGAGATCATGGCCGAAGCCAAGCTTCGTGGTGTGATCACGACGCTGGATGTCTTTGCCTCGACCGCAGATGACCTGCCAAAGGTGGCGCGGTTGCTGCCCCACACCGATTACTTCCTGCCATCCGAGGAAGAGGCGCAGGCCCTGTCGGGGCTGGCGGACAACCGCGATCTGGCGCAGTTCCTGATCGACCGGGGGGCCGGTTGCGTGATCTTGACTCTGGGGGCAGAGGGCGCTTTCTATCGCCATCGGGACGGGACCGAGTTCCGGACACCGGCCTTTGCTGTCGATGTGAAATGCACCTGCGGCTGCGGGGATTGCTTTAACGGCGGCTTTGCGACCGGCCTGATCAAGGGCGTCTCCCTACCTCAGGCAGTGCAGATTGCGCAGGCGTCATCGGCGCAGAATGCGATGGGCTTGGGTAGCCAGGCAGGCGTCAAGGATTTCGCCACAACGCTCGCCTTCATCCAGGCCACACCGCTGCGCGCCACAAAGGACAACTTGGTATCGGCATCGGCTTGA
- a CDS encoding sugar ABC transporter permease: MTTKAPLVSAAGVAKATPNRRNTGPRRRSPALRKAFPYLLLAPAMAYLLVITLYPGLFAIYQSLFVVKFLTWEWTGLGNYSAILQDREFWAALGNTAIIGGISLTLQTAIALTIAYFAYRDPFIRGWRIVYLMPMLFMPSAVAFIWKLAFNDGRVISNLLMSVGLVDGNVDWLGNVWLARMTLIVADVWQWTPFLFIIFVAALQGQDQEIEEAARLDGASWPSIFWNISLPMMRPVIVVAVTLRGIDITTMFTNVFVMTQGTPGGATETMSYFIYRQGFRMFNFGYASAASVLMLILTIIIAQTVVKRAFHSGKK, translated from the coding sequence ATGACAACCAAAGCTCCCTTGGTTTCGGCGGCGGGGGTGGCGAAAGCCACCCCCAACCGCAGGAACACCGGCCCCCGTCGCCGAAGCCCCGCCCTGCGCAAGGCTTTTCCCTATCTGCTTCTCGCCCCGGCCATGGCTTATCTTTTGGTGATCACCCTGTATCCGGGGTTGTTTGCCATCTATCAAAGCCTGTTCGTTGTGAAATTCCTGACATGGGAATGGACGGGACTGGGCAACTATTCCGCAATTCTGCAGGACCGCGAATTCTGGGCAGCTCTTGGCAATACTGCGATCATCGGGGGCATTTCGCTGACCCTGCAAACCGCCATAGCCTTGACGATTGCCTATTTCGCCTATCGCGACCCCTTCATTCGGGGTTGGCGCATCGTCTATCTGATGCCGATGCTGTTCATGCCCTCGGCGGTGGCCTTCATCTGGAAACTGGCCTTCAATGACGGGCGGGTAATTTCCAACCTTTTGATGTCGGTCGGTCTGGTCGATGGCAATGTCGATTGGCTTGGAAATGTCTGGCTGGCGCGAATGACGCTGATCGTTGCCGATGTCTGGCAGTGGACGCCGTTCCTGTTCATCATCTTCGTTGCCGCCCTTCAGGGGCAGGATCAGGAAATAGAAGAGGCCGCCCGTCTGGACGGGGCAAGCTGGCCGTCGATCTTCTGGAACATCTCGCTGCCCATGATGCGGCCTGTGATCGTGGTCGCGGTCACGCTGCGCGGCATCGATATTACGACGATGTTCACCAACGTCTTTGTCATGACGCAGGGCACGCCGGGCGGTGCCACGGAAACAATGAGCTATTTCATCTACCGTCAGGGCTTTCGCATGTTCAACTTCGGCTATGCTTCGGCGGCATCGGTCTTGATGCTGATCCTGACAATCATCATCGCGCAGACCGTGGTGAAACGCGCCTTCCATTCGGGAAAGAAGTAG